A stretch of DNA from Actinomycetes bacterium:
GCCCCAGGCCGTCACGGCCGTGGCAGGGCCGCCGGCCCTCTGAGTCGCGGCGGCCGACCGAGCTGCAGTCAGCCCTTTGTTGCGGCGGTCGCCCTGGGCTGCTGGTGGTCGGGCGGCTTCGCTGGTGGTCGGGACGAACGCTGGCCTGAGCGGGGGCCGGACGTTCCTTGACAGGATGGGCGGGTGCCCGACGACACCCACCGCCGCGACGCCGACGCGTTCGCCGACTTGCGGGACGCCAACGAGGTCTACGCCGCCGACTTCGCGCTGGGCGGCCTGGAACCGCGGGCCGCGCGCGGGCTGGCCGTGCTCACCTGCATGGACAGCCGCATCGAGCCGCTGACCGCCCTCGGCCTGCTCCCCGGCGACGCGAAGATCGTGCGCAACGCCGGTGCCCGGGTCACCGAGGACGTGCTGCGCACCCTCGTCCTCGCCGTCCACCTCCTGGGGGTCGAGCGGATCCTCGTCATGCCGCACACCCGCTGCCGGATGGCCGGGCAGGCGGAGAACGACGTCCACGCCGCCATCGACACGGCCACGGGCCTCGACACGCGAAGCCTGGAGTTCCGCACCGTCAGCGACCAGCTCGCCGCCCTGGACACCGACCTCCAGCGGATCCGCTCGTGGCCGTGGATCCCCGACGATGTCCCGGTCGCGGGGGCCGTCTACGACGTCGACACCGGACGCCTGGGTCCCTTGCGCTCCCCCGGACCTGACCGGCACTAGCGTGGCGCCGGGTCACCCCGTGCCTCGAAGGAGTGGGAGCGCCATGGCTGCGACGTACACCTGCGACCTGCTGATCGTGGGCGCCGGCCCCGTCGGCCTGTACGCGGCCTACTACGCCGGCTTCCGCGGGTGGCACAGCGTCATCATGGACACCCTCCCCGAGGCCGGCGGGCAGATCACCGCCATGTACCCGGAGAAGGACATCTTCGACGTCGCCGGCTTCCCGTCCGTCAAAGGCCGGGTGCTCGTCGACGCGCTGGTCGAGCAGGTCGCGCCGTACGAGCCGACGTACCTGCTCGACCACCAAGCGCTTTCCCTGGAGACCTCGGAGGAGGGTCCGGTCACCGTCACGACGACCGAGGACATCAGCGTCGAGGCGAAGGCCGTGGTCATCACCGGGGGGATCGGGTCCTTCACGCCGCGGGCGCTGCCCGCCGCCGAGGGCTGGGCCGGTCACGGGCTGGTGTACTTCGTGCCGCGGCTGGACGAGCACGCCGGCAAGGACGTCGTCATCGTGGGCGGGGGGGACAGCGCGTTCGACTGGGCTTACATG
This window harbors:
- a CDS encoding carbonic anhydrase, which codes for MPDDTHRRDADAFADLRDANEVYAADFALGGLEPRAARGLAVLTCMDSRIEPLTALGLLPGDAKIVRNAGARVTEDVLRTLVLAVHLLGVERILVMPHTRCRMAGQAENDVHAAIDTATGLDTRSLEFRTVSDQLAALDTDLQRIRSWPWIPDDVPVAGAVYDVDTGRLGPLRSPGPDRH
- a CDS encoding NAD(P)/FAD-dependent oxidoreductase — encoded protein: MAATYTCDLLIVGAGPVGLYAAYYAGFRGWHSVIMDTLPEAGGQITAMYPEKDIFDVAGFPSVKGRVLVDALVEQVAPYEPTYLLDHQALSLETSEEGPVTVTTTEDISVEAKAVVITGGIGSFTPRALPAAEGWAGHGLVYFVPRLDEHAGKDVVIVGGGDSAFDWAYMLQPVAKSVSLVHRRDAFRAHASMVDQVREMGVTLHTSCEVDEIRGSGQVEEVVIRSKTSGETRTLPAQTVVAALGFIANIGPMADWGLELEHRRIVVGTTMQTNLPRVFGAGDIVTYPGKVPLISVGFGEGAIAVNNAAPVIDPASHVFPGHSSGGSAE